A section of the Archaeoglobus neptunius genome encodes:
- a CDS encoding lipid II:glycine glycyltransferase FemX, translating to MGVEIELAKDPELWDGIVKSSPHGTIFHLWDWLKIVEGYTGMKLYPLMGYKGSTPIGVYPFFGKKVKFAKTLFSPPPKALLLYLGPVIANYETLKQSKKVSHFYSFQKQVDEYVFSELNANYVRVRSAPRLECRPLIWCGYDVKPLYTYMIRLEKNPEMVWKKFNRKTRVNIEKTKREGVTIEMGDYDDLDYLRNALYGRFEEQGYRPTEDYYREYLNDLMERFYPDNMKIFVAKLNGERVGGLVTLHYRRWAGLWIGIPKTKLAGVYPNDLAQWEAIKWACQEGYEYYELMDSGENPRLVDYKSNFNPEPVPWYSAVKYSSPIFGIAEKISRVIRMKG from the coding sequence TTCTCCGCATGGTACAATTTTCCATCTCTGGGACTGGTTGAAGATTGTTGAAGGGTACACAGGAATGAAACTGTATCCTCTGATGGGCTACAAGGGCTCAACGCCAATTGGTGTATATCCATTCTTTGGAAAAAAGGTAAAATTTGCGAAAACACTCTTTTCACCCCCTCCCAAGGCTCTTCTGCTCTATCTTGGACCGGTAATAGCGAATTACGAAACCCTGAAACAGAGCAAAAAAGTCAGCCACTTTTACAGTTTCCAAAAGCAGGTCGATGAGTATGTTTTTTCCGAGTTAAATGCAAACTATGTACGGGTAAGAAGTGCACCACGTCTGGAGTGCAGACCTCTCATATGGTGCGGATATGATGTGAAACCACTCTATACCTACATGATACGTCTTGAGAAGAATCCGGAGATGGTGTGGAAAAAATTTAACAGGAAAACAAGAGTGAACATTGAGAAAACAAAAAGAGAGGGTGTTACCATTGAGATGGGCGATTATGATGATCTGGATTATCTCAGAAACGCACTCTACGGTAGATTCGAGGAGCAGGGATACAGGCCTACTGAGGATTATTACAGGGAATATCTCAATGATCTGATGGAGAGGTTTTACCCCGATAACATGAAAATATTTGTGGCCAAGTTAAATGGAGAGAGGGTAGGCGGACTTGTGACTCTCCACTATCGCAGATGGGCCGGTTTGTGGATAGGCATTCCGAAAACAAAACTGGCGGGAGTGTATCCCAACGATCTGGCACAGTGGGAGGCGATAAAATGGGCATGTCAGGAAGGGTACGAGTACTATGAGCTGATGGATTCGGGAGAAAATCCAAGGCTCGTCGATTACAAGTCAAATTTCAATCCGGAGCCTGTTCCGTGGTATTCGGCGGTAAAATACTCATCTCCAATTTTCGGAATTGCGGAAAAGATTTCCAGAGTCATCAGGATGAAAGGGTGA
- a CDS encoding MATE family efflux transporter, with protein sequence MKRGLPFYTLFFIFSLALMKLSGVISKIIVARFISPYEYGIITLVTISLPAMFFYFTNFCLHDLLSNSKKGRNYFGFAFSYSLTASLIAAFFVFTFHKSFFSFLNLPLDNWELLFIAFFVSLTSGSLLNDITGLFRGLKLYSSTSIIASLPAILKLLMLVGFLATLRKLDFIIAILVFSFSSFVSLGFVLLFHRGTIFGNFRLTPPDREILYFGASVYLLGLFGGLSQTISKVVVSHDLGVTWQGYFDASLTVISILSFAFASMSFISIPEATSSADRDELLYETGKLGDVVRALFAFLVLGIMLLCMYPSQFVGLLFGKDYTVSSRFLPVLAVGYIFLYVQQFLAYLNVSYQKPAEYRSLVLATLICLLFLVPTVHTLTTMVGILGTYSVLTFFYFLYLLITLKLSKDLSPASVFVKKIHRLVIATAITAFIGYFTSFPNFLYDVLFVSIIFTLLIFLTGYLSKDLLKSIF encoded by the coding sequence ATGAAAAGAGGCCTGCCCTTTTACACGCTGTTTTTCATATTTTCACTTGCGCTGATGAAACTGAGCGGTGTGATCAGCAAGATTATTGTTGCCAGGTTCATAAGTCCGTATGAATATGGAATAATAACCCTTGTTACGATATCTCTGCCGGCCATGTTCTTTTATTTCACAAACTTCTGTTTGCACGACCTTCTTTCAAATTCAAAAAAGGGAAGGAATTATTTTGGATTTGCATTCAGCTATTCGCTTACAGCATCTCTGATTGCAGCATTTTTTGTATTTACATTCCATAAATCCTTTTTCAGCTTTTTAAACCTGCCTCTTGACAACTGGGAGTTGTTATTCATTGCTTTCTTTGTCTCCCTTACTTCTGGAAGTTTATTGAATGACATTACCGGTCTCTTCAGGGGTTTGAAGCTTTATTCCTCAACAAGCATTATAGCATCACTTCCGGCAATACTCAAACTTCTCATGCTCGTTGGTTTTCTGGCAACACTGAGAAAACTTGATTTTATAATCGCCATTCTGGTGTTCTCGTTCTCCAGTTTTGTATCTCTTGGTTTTGTGCTCCTGTTTCATAGGGGAACGATATTTGGAAACTTCAGGTTAACACCACCCGACCGCGAAATACTGTATTTCGGAGCTTCCGTGTATCTGCTGGGCCTGTTCGGGGGACTCAGCCAGACGATAAGCAAGGTTGTGGTCAGCCATGACCTGGGAGTGACCTGGCAGGGCTATTTTGATGCGTCGCTGACGGTTATTTCAATACTGTCATTTGCGTTTGCGTCAATGAGCTTCATATCGATTCCGGAAGCTACAAGCAGTGCAGACAGAGATGAACTGCTTTATGAAACCGGAAAGCTGGGTGATGTCGTCCGGGCACTGTTTGCATTTTTGGTTCTGGGCATCATGCTGCTCTGCATGTATCCATCTCAGTTTGTGGGACTACTTTTTGGCAAGGATTACACAGTTTCGTCCAGATTCCTCCCTGTTCTGGCTGTCGGTTATATTTTTCTTTATGTTCAGCAGTTTCTGGCGTATCTGAATGTGTCCTACCAGAAACCTGCAGAGTACAGATCCCTTGTCTTGGCGACACTCATTTGCCTTCTGTTCCTTGTCCCGACTGTACACACTCTCACCACAATGGTGGGAATTTTGGGTACGTATTCGGTTTTAACCTTCTTTTATTTCCTCTATTTGTTGATAACCTTGAAACTTTCAAAGGATCTATCTCCCGCATCTGTATTCGTTAAAAAGATTCACAGGCTGGTCATCGCAACGGCGATCACCGCTTTCATTGGTTATTTCACATCATTTCCAAATTTTCTCTACGATGTCTTATTTGTTTCCATCATCTTTACACTGCTGATTTTTCTTACAGGCTACCTAAGTAAAGATCTGCTGAAAAGCATTTTTTAA
- a CDS encoding radical SAM protein: protein MLSDVLREALSDPVTQDEALYILNKVQTIENFLELAKVASKVRDDEVGAVFKFDGFIGSVTPCTTNPPCKYCSRSTGNRPDFAEKPLTTEEIELGARLIDSTGTKRVELGGGTLWSGAGEKVTEAVKAVKKVSSMDIWINVGPALNKDDLIRVKELGVREVCSSLETINPKVFKEAKPGDSLEARMKLAEEINEVGLGLKSVMMVGLGSSYEDYVKHIFWFKKFENLSSISITGLRPIPGTPFQNRPMANPLEVAKVGAVARLVLRDVDVGFGGIMNDPRLLPLWIMAGANRAIHLGAHVHRFWSTPIRHPNTFVEKHGDIEFINMLPLTTRLVREMGMEADVE, encoded by the coding sequence GTGTTAAGTGACGTTTTACGTGAAGCTTTAAGCGATCCAGTAACACAAGATGAAGCTCTGTACATCCTGAATAAAGTGCAAACAATTGAAAATTTTTTAGAACTTGCGAAGGTTGCCTCTAAGGTCAGAGATGATGAAGTTGGAGCAGTTTTCAAGTTTGATGGGTTCATAGGCTCAGTAACTCCGTGCACAACGAATCCGCCTTGTAAGTACTGCAGCAGATCAACTGGAAACCGTCCAGATTTCGCAGAAAAACCACTGACAACTGAAGAGATTGAACTGGGTGCGAGGTTAATAGACAGCACAGGCACAAAAAGAGTCGAGCTTGGTGGGGGAACATTATGGAGTGGAGCGGGTGAAAAGGTAACAGAAGCTGTGAAGGCCGTTAAAAAGGTGTCCTCAATGGACATTTGGATAAACGTTGGTCCTGCCCTAAATAAGGACGACCTCATCAGGGTAAAGGAATTGGGTGTCAGGGAGGTATGCAGCAGTCTTGAAACCATAAATCCAAAAGTTTTCAAAGAAGCAAAGCCGGGAGACAGTCTCGAGGCTAGAATGAAGCTTGCAGAAGAAATAAACGAGGTTGGATTGGGTCTTAAAAGCGTTATGATGGTTGGATTAGGCAGTAGCTACGAAGATTACGTAAAACACATCTTCTGGTTCAAGAAGTTCGAGAATCTCAGTAGCATCTCTATAACTGGATTGAGACCAATTCCTGGAACGCCTTTTCAAAATAGGCCTATGGCAAATCCGCTTGAAGTTGCAAAAGTCGGTGCGGTTGCGAGGCTAGTTTTGAGAGATGTGGATGTGGGGTTTGGTGGGATAATGAATGATCCCCGACTGTTGCCACTCTGGATAATGGCAGGTGCAAATAGGGCAATTCATCTGGGTGCTCACGTTCACAGATTCTGGTCAACTCCGATAAGACATCCGAATACGTTCGTAGAGAAGCATGGTGATATAGAATTCATAAACATGCTACCCCTGACGACTAGACTTGTTAGGGAGATGGGAATGGAGGCTGATGTGGAATGA
- a CDS encoding ABC transporter substrate-binding protein: MRKILPVLILLIIASTVLGCAQHREAKIKIVDQSGREVEIGKVERIVSLWPEATRVLFALGVEDKIVGLDSDSKKCPILTRAFPDRLKEIPDVGSAVRGTLSLEKLAELKPDIVFVRTEDRELADKIQQTLGIPVVCVRMDKFNPPQTSFDIITVIGKSVGKEERARKIREYLERKIEEVKSVTSKIPSAERPKVYLASPYNLNSVIALATDVEIAGGKSLSVYCKSWACSVSFEQIASWNPDVILLHAYGKFMPDDLKKDSNWQKIKAVKENRIYRILFGYTGKDPGLFVINVLTEAKILYPDKFNYDVEKEGNEIFKMLYGVDGLYTKIKEDFKLSSV, encoded by the coding sequence ATGAGGAAAATTTTGCCAGTACTTATTTTACTCATCATTGCATCTACAGTTCTTGGATGTGCTCAGCACAGAGAAGCGAAGATAAAGATAGTTGATCAGTCAGGGAGAGAGGTAGAAATTGGTAAGGTTGAAAGAATCGTCAGCCTATGGCCAGAAGCGACGAGAGTACTTTTTGCACTGGGTGTAGAAGATAAAATAGTTGGATTGGATAGCGATAGCAAGAAATGTCCAATTTTGACAAGAGCTTTTCCAGACAGGCTAAAAGAGATACCGGATGTTGGAAGCGCTGTCAGAGGAACTCTAAGCCTTGAAAAACTTGCAGAACTCAAACCTGATATCGTGTTCGTAAGGACTGAAGATAGAGAACTTGCGGACAAAATACAGCAAACTCTCGGAATTCCGGTTGTATGTGTCAGAATGGATAAATTCAATCCACCTCAGACGAGTTTTGATATTATTACGGTCATAGGGAAAAGTGTTGGAAAGGAGGAAAGAGCCAGGAAAATAAGAGAATACCTCGAACGTAAGATAGAGGAAGTCAAATCCGTAACATCAAAAATACCCAGTGCAGAAAGACCCAAGGTTTATCTTGCAAGCCCATACAATCTCAACTCTGTAATCGCTCTCGCTACGGATGTAGAAATTGCTGGAGGAAAGAGTCTGTCAGTTTACTGCAAGAGCTGGGCCTGCAGTGTAAGCTTTGAGCAGATCGCAAGCTGGAATCCTGACGTAATTTTGCTTCATGCTTATGGTAAGTTCATGCCAGACGATTTGAAGAAAGACTCTAACTGGCAGAAGATTAAGGCGGTAAAGGAGAACAGAATCTACAGAATACTGTTTGGTTACACAGGAAAAGATCCGGGACTCTTTGTTATAAACGTTCTAACCGAGGCAAAGATTCTGTATCCGGATAAGTTCAATTACGACGTTGAAAAGGAAGGAAATGAGATTTTCAAAATGCTTTACGGCGTTGATGGATTGTACACCAAGATAAAAGAAGATTTTAAGCTTTCGTCAGTTTAA
- a CDS encoding FecCD family ABC transporter permease, translating to MPTEFMRNFERKFELLSYKASLILLPLLLFVLYLSIGKYAISLDSLPSVLFNDSIEHTILLNVRLPRAIEAMLFGACMGISGAALQTTLRNPLVSPYILGISSGAAFGAALAIVSLGTGYFFLIQPSAILFALIAVAITLSLSKFRGQFSPASLVLAGIIVSALFSGLISLVQILVEPEKTQTIVAWIIGRLYAVTWNDVVTSAPLAVVGILGLLVFRWRVFALSMGDEEAKSLGINVERERLLVILFASIATASVVSVTGIIGWVCLISPHITRFIVGSNPKYLLPASISIGASFMLIADLISRTVWVYEIPVGVITTLIGAPMFLYLMRRAMHEWS from the coding sequence GTGCCAACGGAATTTATGCGAAATTTCGAGAGGAAGTTTGAATTACTTTCGTACAAAGCCAGTTTGATCCTCTTACCTCTCTTGCTGTTTGTCCTGTATCTGTCCATTGGAAAATATGCAATATCGCTGGACTCACTACCGTCGGTCTTGTTTAACGATTCGATCGAACATACAATACTCCTCAATGTGAGATTGCCAAGAGCGATCGAGGCAATGCTTTTCGGAGCTTGCATGGGCATTTCGGGGGCAGCTTTACAGACAACACTTAGAAATCCACTTGTAAGCCCGTATATACTCGGAATTTCATCAGGAGCTGCTTTTGGAGCTGCTTTGGCAATAGTTTCACTTGGAACGGGCTATTTCTTCTTAATACAGCCTTCAGCTATCCTCTTCGCTTTGATTGCTGTTGCCATTACATTATCCTTATCGAAGTTCAGGGGGCAGTTTTCACCGGCATCCTTAGTTCTGGCAGGTATTATTGTTTCAGCTTTGTTTTCTGGTTTGATTTCGTTAGTTCAGATACTTGTCGAGCCTGAGAAGACTCAAACCATCGTTGCCTGGATAATCGGCAGGCTGTATGCAGTAACCTGGAATGATGTTGTTACCTCTGCTCCTCTGGCAGTGGTGGGGATACTGGGGCTTTTGGTTTTTAGGTGGAGAGTTTTTGCTCTTTCAATGGGTGACGAGGAGGCGAAATCTCTTGGTATTAATGTTGAAAGGGAGAGGTTGCTCGTAATACTGTTTGCATCAATTGCTACTGCATCGGTTGTTTCTGTAACCGGAATAATAGGATGGGTTTGCCTGATATCCCCACACATAACGAGATTTATAGTCGGCTCAAATCCGAAATATCTCCTCCCAGCTTCGATTTCGATCGGCGCCTCATTTATGTTAATTGCTGATTTGATTTCGAGAACTGTCTGGGTCTACGAGATACCCGTAGGGGTAATCACCACACTTATCGGAGCCCCCATGTTTCTTTATCTCATGAGGAGGGCTATGCATGAGTGGAGTTAA
- a CDS encoding ABC transporter ATP-binding protein, with product MSGVKVRSLRFGYDERTVLKDVSFEVNEGEILTILGPNGSGKTTLLKCLNRLLKPKGTVFIDSFEISGLNEKELAKFIGYVPQIHSPAFPYKVVDVVVSGRTPHLGLSMPTKKDYELAYDVLGKLGLGHLANRPYTQLSGGELRLVLIARALIQRPKILLLDEPTSHLDLKNRVSVLKVLKEIAKEGIAVIMSEHDPNLASLFSDKVLLMSNGGMVGYGNVRDVLTRENLMKVYGVDVKIFENNGKRYIFPVIG from the coding sequence ATGAGTGGAGTTAAGGTGAGAAGCTTGAGATTTGGTTATGATGAAAGGACTGTGCTAAAAGATGTATCCTTTGAAGTTAATGAAGGTGAAATTTTAACGATACTTGGCCCAAATGGTAGTGGTAAAACCACTCTGCTTAAATGTTTAAACAGACTACTGAAACCAAAGGGTACGGTGTTTATCGACTCGTTTGAAATTTCAGGGCTTAACGAAAAGGAACTCGCAAAGTTCATTGGATATGTTCCGCAGATACATTCACCGGCATTTCCATATAAAGTCGTGGATGTCGTGGTCAGTGGAAGAACCCCACATTTAGGCCTTTCAATGCCAACTAAAAAAGATTACGAGCTTGCTTATGATGTTCTCGGCAAGCTTGGTTTAGGTCATCTGGCAAATAGGCCTTACACGCAGTTGAGTGGTGGAGAACTGAGGCTGGTCCTCATAGCAAGGGCTTTAATTCAGCGGCCGAAAATTTTACTCCTTGATGAGCCCACGTCTCATCTGGACCTAAAAAACAGGGTATCCGTTTTAAAAGTTTTGAAAGAAATTGCAAAGGAGGGTATTGCTGTAATAATGAGCGAACACGACCCGAATTTGGCCTCTCTTTTTTCGGATAAGGTTCTGCTGATGAGTAATGGCGGAATGGTTGGATACGGGAATGTTCGAGATGTGCTGACCAGGGAGAACTTAATGAAAGTTTATGGAGTTGATGTAAAAATTTTTGAGAACAATGGAAAGCGGTACATATTTCCGGTTATCGGTTAG
- a CDS encoding DNRLRE domain-containing protein, translating into MSGKLNAGWIGAILFLLIVAIQSASAQPQLIGKWDYGAAFDVAASGNYLYVAAGEQVRIYDISTKAKIENIEFTPVRLFKSYSDVGTFREKTPPVSILHTNAGVIQALFIDGNYLYIAGEKKFVIADVTNPTSPHTLSTLNIPATDVEVKGSYAYAVSQKSIVIIDISDKTNPKVISQISVNDKIRRLCIHGNYLLTGGNDIFLYIYDISNPANPVLLGKWADPNNDPRRVVSSIAVKGNYAYVVDYHYGIHVVNISNPANPVEVNSIIGQNDPNANDIKVFGNYLFLSTRYEGFRVYDISNPENPAQISVFSGFPGYVEGIFVYQTSFGMYVFETGYSTGWAIVNVTDIHNPTLLARLPVPTCDSIAVKGNYAFYGGHNDGVWVVDISDPSHPQEKILIKNKGRNTGLAIDGNYLYIAGSWADLTIADISNPEDPVITVWNFGGSLGGNLIVVDNYLYAGGIKIFDVSDKHNPKLVYSADLGFGRGAQPLARYGNYLIFGGQNGLFIVDISNRTNPVVVANYSLNMYTGDAEIHGTTLFAVEGTGGIYSIDISNPANPKLLDSITSIIANKIAICGNKAYLLPRISSWGGMRIINISDPSNLKLEGTVDGVYGKDVAEYSGILYTTEGHVVFTGVTEIPLTISLLSVQDITQNSAVVVWQTNKDSDSLVEYGTASGQYTERVHDQTMTRYHSITLSNLIPGTTYYLKVVSTTGNETAASAEISFKTQDLVFTANNTLNSASSGNSSSGGSNGEAATVNAKSVARIYPSKDSRISPISTWNSGDRDLAVGSFDRYRTVLEFKLPEGTGEIKSIQLYLYVKSTRNSQYNHTIELYTLNGDFNEQEVNWTHKTSSEKWSTPGGDLGILVDHYNATGDLSGKWISFTLKGSDADNSLNLSWGDTVRLILVQKVTGDWHNKYRHDHFDSREGENKPYLVVDVVKDQDPPTITIISPANNSELPSNTDKVLVRIATNEEAKCQYATRDFVYGEGIDFLSNGTEHTFELNVESGKEYTFYYRCIDKYGNADLSSVVHKFSVQPSGPARIYPSKDSRISPISTWNSGDRDLAVGSFDRYRTVLEFKLPEGTGEIKSIQLYLYVKSTRNSQYNHTIELYTLNGDFNEQEVNWTHKTSSEKWSTPGGDLGILVDHYNATGDLSGKWISFTLKGSDADNSLNLSWGDTVRLILVQKVTGDWHNKYRHDHFDSREGENKPYLLIIR; encoded by the coding sequence ATGAGTGGAAAACTTAACGCCGGGTGGATTGGTGCAATCCTGTTCCTGTTGATCGTGGCTATCCAATCTGCATCAGCCCAACCCCAGCTCATCGGCAAATGGGACTACGGTGCAGCTTTCGATGTGGCAGCTTCAGGGAACTACCTGTATGTTGCTGCGGGAGAGCAGGTAAGAATATACGATATCTCCACCAAAGCGAAGATAGAGAATATAGAGTTCACCCCTGTCAGACTGTTCAAGAGCTACTCCGATGTGGGTACCTTCAGGGAGAAAACGCCCCCCGTCAGTATCCTCCACACCAATGCTGGAGTTATTCAGGCCCTTTTCATTGATGGAAACTACCTGTACATAGCGGGAGAGAAGAAGTTCGTCATAGCGGACGTAACCAACCCTACATCCCCCCATACTCTCTCCACCCTCAACATCCCTGCCACCGATGTTGAGGTTAAGGGCAGCTACGCCTACGCAGTCTCACAGAAGAGCATAGTCATAATCGACATTTCAGACAAAACCAATCCGAAAGTTATCTCACAGATAAGCGTCAACGACAAAATCAGAAGGCTCTGCATCCACGGAAACTACCTGCTGACTGGAGGAAACGATATCTTCCTCTACATCTACGACATCTCCAACCCTGCAAACCCGGTCCTCCTCGGAAAGTGGGCCGATCCGAACAACGATCCCCGCAGAGTAGTTTCCAGCATTGCTGTGAAAGGTAACTACGCCTACGTGGTTGACTACCACTATGGCATTCACGTCGTCAACATCTCCAACCCTGCAAATCCTGTAGAAGTGAACTCCATAATTGGACAGAACGATCCCAATGCCAACGACATCAAGGTTTTCGGCAACTACCTCTTCCTCTCCACACGCTACGAGGGATTCAGAGTTTACGACATCTCCAATCCGGAAAATCCAGCACAGATATCGGTCTTCTCAGGCTTTCCAGGATACGTTGAGGGCATCTTTGTCTATCAGACCTCCTTCGGCATGTACGTTTTTGAAACAGGCTACTCAACAGGATGGGCAATAGTAAATGTCACAGACATCCACAACCCAACCCTCCTCGCCAGACTACCAGTCCCGACATGCGACAGCATCGCCGTAAAAGGAAACTACGCCTTCTACGGAGGACACAATGACGGCGTGTGGGTTGTTGATATCTCCGATCCCTCTCACCCCCAGGAAAAAATCCTGATCAAAAACAAGGGCAGAAACACCGGCCTTGCAATTGACGGCAACTACCTCTACATTGCAGGGAGCTGGGCGGATCTTACGATTGCAGACATCTCGAATCCCGAAGATCCGGTAATCACGGTATGGAACTTCGGAGGGAGTCTGGGAGGAAATCTCATCGTTGTTGACAACTACCTCTATGCGGGTGGAATCAAGATATTCGACGTATCGGACAAGCACAATCCGAAGCTCGTCTATTCAGCAGATCTGGGCTTTGGTAGAGGAGCCCAGCCCCTGGCGAGATATGGCAACTATCTCATCTTTGGCGGGCAGAACGGGCTTTTCATTGTTGACATCTCCAACAGAACGAACCCTGTTGTTGTGGCCAATTACAGCCTCAACATGTACACCGGAGATGCTGAAATCCACGGCACCACCCTCTTTGCGGTAGAGGGGACAGGAGGTATATACTCAATAGACATCTCCAACCCGGCAAATCCAAAGCTTCTGGACAGCATTACCAGCATCATCGCCAACAAAATCGCCATATGCGGTAACAAAGCCTACCTACTACCAAGAATCTCAAGCTGGGGAGGAATGAGAATCATCAACATCTCCGACCCCTCCAACCTGAAACTGGAGGGCACGGTTGATGGCGTGTATGGCAAGGATGTGGCCGAGTACAGCGGAATTCTCTACACTACAGAGGGACACGTAGTATTCACAGGTGTGACAGAAATACCACTAACGATCTCACTGCTGAGTGTACAGGATATCACTCAGAACTCCGCTGTGGTAGTCTGGCAGACAAACAAGGACTCTGATTCCCTCGTGGAGTACGGAACCGCTTCTGGTCAGTACACTGAAAGGGTCCATGATCAGACGATGACAAGGTATCATTCAATTACCCTGAGCAATCTCATCCCCGGAACCACATACTATCTCAAGGTTGTTTCCACCACCGGGAATGAAACTGCAGCGTCTGCAGAGATATCCTTCAAAACACAGGATCTGGTATTTACCGCAAACAATACTCTGAACAGTGCCTCTTCTGGTAACAGCAGTAGTGGTGGCAGTAACGGTGAGGCAGCAACCGTGAATGCAAAATCTGTTGCCAGAATCTACCCATCCAAAGACTCGAGAATATCTCCGATCTCGACCTGGAACAGCGGAGATAGGGATCTGGCAGTGGGCAGCTTCGACAGATACAGAACCGTGCTTGAGTTCAAACTTCCAGAAGGCACAGGTGAGATCAAGTCAATTCAGCTCTACCTCTACGTCAAGTCCACCAGAAACAGCCAGTACAACCACACAATTGAGCTTTACACACTCAACGGCGATTTCAATGAGCAGGAAGTAAACTGGACTCACAAAACCAGCAGCGAAAAATGGAGTACACCTGGAGGCGACCTGGGAATACTGGTCGACCACTACAATGCAACGGGAGACCTCTCAGGTAAGTGGATATCCTTCACTCTGAAAGGAAGTGATGCGGACAACTCCCTCAACCTCTCATGGGGAGACACGGTAAGGCTGATACTAGTCCAGAAAGTCACAGGAGACTGGCACAACAAGTACAGACACGATCACTTTGACTCAAGGGAGGGAGAGAACAAGCCATATCTTGTTGTGGATGTTGTAAAAGACCAGGATCCACCCACAATCACAATAATCAGTCCTGCAAACAATTCCGAGCTTCCAAGCAATACTGATAAGGTACTGGTCAGGATTGCAACGAATGAAGAGGCAAAATGTCAGTATGCTACAAGAGACTTTGTGTATGGAGAAGGAATTGATTTCCTGTCGAATGGAACGGAGCATACATTTGAGCTTAATGTAGAGAGCGGCAAGGAGTACACGTTTTACTATCGCTGCATTGACAAATACGGTAATGCAGATTTGTCGAGTGTGGTTCATAAATTCAGTGTACAGCCCTCTGGGCCAGCCAGAATCTACCCATCCAAAGACTCGAGAATATCTCCGATCTCGACCTGGAACAGCGGAGATAGGGATCTGGCAGTGGGCAGCTTCGACAGATACAGAACCGTGCTTGAGTTCAAACTTCCAGAAGGCACAGGTGAGATCAAGTCAATTCAGCTCTACCTCTACGTCAAGTCCACCAGAAACAGCCAGTACAACCACACAATTGAGCTTTACACACTCAACGGCGATTTCAATGAGCAGGAAGTAAACTGGACTCACAAAACCAGCAGCGAAAAATGGAGTACACCTGGAGGCGACCTGGGAATACTGGTCGACCACTACAATGCAACGGGAGACCTCTCAGGTAAGTGGATATCCTTCACTCTGAAAGGAAGTGATGCGGACAACTCCCTCAACCTCTCATGGGGAGACACGGTAAGGCTGATACTAGTCCAGAAAGTCACAGGAGACTGGCACAACAAGTACAGACACGATCACTTTGACTCAAGGGAGGGAGAGAACAAGCCATATCTTTTAATAATCCGGTAA
- a CDS encoding Gfo/Idh/MocA family protein, whose protein sequence is MKSLRVGVIGAGMMGRHHARVYSEIPFADLVGVADSNGEKAREVAAEFKTRAFTDFGDLLEEDLDAVSIAVPTSMHKDVALRVADYGVNMLIEKPIADSIENARRIVKAARINDLKVMIGHIERFNPAVLKLKELIKNGELGSILAISCKRVGPYSPRIRDVGIIIDLAVHEIDTISFLYGMRADNVYAVAGNSFHKWEDYASIVVKFSPDRVGLIDTNWLTPTKVRTLNAVGTGCVANLNYLEQSLEIVREDGKVAVNVRKREPLRNELETFLNCILTDTEPEPSAEDGLYVLSVAISAIKSYKSGLPVEIGGIIV, encoded by the coding sequence ATGAAAAGTCTCAGAGTAGGTGTTATCGGTGCAGGGATGATGGGAAGGCACCATGCGAGGGTGTACTCAGAGATACCATTCGCTGATCTCGTTGGTGTGGCAGATTCAAATGGGGAGAAGGCCAGGGAGGTTGCAGCAGAATTTAAAACTCGAGCGTTTACGGATTTTGGGGATCTTCTGGAAGAGGATCTGGATGCTGTCAGCATAGCAGTTCCGACAAGCATGCATAAGGACGTGGCACTGAGAGTTGCTGATTACGGGGTAAACATGCTTATAGAAAAGCCAATCGCCGATTCGATCGAAAATGCACGTAGGATTGTGAAAGCTGCAAGAATCAACGATCTGAAGGTGATGATTGGGCACATAGAGCGCTTCAATCCCGCTGTGTTAAAGCTGAAAGAGTTGATAAAGAATGGAGAGCTTGGAAGCATACTTGCAATCTCATGCAAAAGAGTTGGTCCGTACTCACCCCGCATAAGGGATGTTGGAATCATAATAGACCTGGCGGTGCATGAGATCGATACGATATCGTTCCTTTACGGGATGAGAGCGGATAACGTTTATGCTGTCGCTGGAAACAGTTTTCATAAATGGGAGGATTATGCATCGATTGTTGTTAAATTCAGTCCAGACAGGGTTGGACTGATCGACACAAACTGGCTGACTCCAACCAAGGTAAGGACTCTGAATGCGGTGGGAACTGGTTGTGTGGCAAATCTGAACTACCTTGAGCAAAGTCTTGAGATTGTGAGGGAGGATGGAAAGGTAGCTGTGAATGTCAGGAAAAGGGAACCTTTGAGGAATGAGCTGGAAACTTTTTTGAACTGCATTTTGACCGATACGGAGCCAGAACCTTCAGCGGAAGATGGCCTGTACGTTCTTTCTGTGGCAATTTCGGCAATAAAGTCCTACAAATCTGGTTTGCCTGTCGAAATAGGGGGTATAATCGTCTGA